Below is a window of Pseudodesulfovibrio sp. 5S69 DNA.
GGTGATGAAGAGCAGCGGCCAGATGGGCTTGTCGGCCGGGTGCATGTTGCTGAAGTTGAGGTTGGGCAGGACCTGGTGGCCGGAGAACATCAGGGCCACGAACAGGGCGGTGGTCATGGCCAGGAGCAGGAAGCCGAGCAACGGGTAGATGCGGCCGATGATCTTGTCGATGGGCAGGATGGTGGCCAGGAAGTAGTAGCCGAAGATGCAGGCGACCAACAAGCCGGTGTTGATGCCGGTCAGGCCGTTCAGGAGCTTGGCCGGGGAGAGCACGAAGACCACGCCGACGAGCATGAGCAGGATGAACGAGAACAGACGCATGACCTGGCGCGCGGGCATGCCGAGGTACTCGCCGACGACCTCGGGGATGGACGCGCCGTTGTTGCGCACGGAGAGCATGCCGGAAAAGTAGTCGTGCACCGCGCCGCCGAAGATGCAGCCGATGACGATCCAGATCATGGCCACGGGGCCGTAGAGTGCGCCCAGGATGGGGCCGAAGATGGGGCCGATGCCCGCGATGTCGAGCACCTGGATGAAGATGAGCTTCCACTTGGGCATGACCATGTAGTCGATGCCGTCGGCCATGGCGATGGCCGGGGTGACGCGGTTCTCATCCGAACCGAATACGCGGTCCACGAACGTGCCGTAGATGAAATATCCAGCGATGAGAAGGGCTATGCAGCCGAAGAAAAATAGCATGTTTCACAACCTCCGATGAAAATGTTACGCCGCCGAGCGGCGATTTTTCTATAGGAGGTTTCGCAAAGGCGATGCGACGGTTTCCGTCTGAACCGACCTTTTCCCTGTCTGAAAAACCGTATCGCTTGATTGAGCGGTCAGGCACGATTCGGCACATGGAGCACGATGGTCGTGCCCCGGCCGGGGGTGCTGTCCACCATGGGGGCGAACTGGCGGCCGTAGATATGCTCCATGCGGCTTAAACAGTTGCGCATGCCGATGCCGCCGGTCACGGAGTCGGCGCACTCGGTGTTCAGGACGCGGTCCAGGGTCTCCCGGTCCATGCCCACGCCGTCGTCGGCCACGCTGACTTCGAGACAGCCGTTCTCGTAGCGGGCGGTGAGCCGGACCGTGCCGCCCTGCTCGCGGCCGAGCACGCCGTGGCGGATGGCGTTCTCCACCAGGGGCTGGATGGTCAGCGGCGGGATGGGCCAGTCCTCGCACCCGGCCTCCACGTCCGAGACCACCTGGATGCGGTCGCCGAAGCGGGCCTGTTCGATGGCCAGGTAGGAGCGCACCTGCTCCAGTTCCTCGCTCAGGGGGATGAACCCCCGGCTGAGGTCCAGGTTGCGGCGCATGTACAGGGACAGGTCCATGAGCAGCTCGCGGGCGCGCTCGGAGTTGGTCCGGCAGAACGAAGTGATGGTGTTCAGGGAGTTGAACAGGAAATGCGGGTTGATCTGGGCGTGCAGGCGGCGGATCTCGGCGTGGGCCAGCATCTGCTCCTTGATCTGGATGTCTTCCAGCTCCACCTGGGTGGAGAAGAGGTTGGCCAGCCCGTTGGCCACCTCGAACAGGGTGGCGTTGAGGGGCCGCTCGCGGCTGCCGTAAAACTTGAGCGTGCCCACGATCTCGTCGTTCTTCTTGAGCGGCACGATGATGGCCGAGGTCATGGGGCAGTCGGCGTGGTTGCAGCCGATGTCGTCGGCGCTGTGCAGGAAGGTGGACTGGCCCGTGCGGACCACTTCGCGCGTGGCGTTGGTGCGGATCTCGCACCCGGCCAGGTGGTGGTCGTCGCCCGCCCCGATGTGCGCGAGCACGTCGCGGGTGTCGGTGATGGCCACGGCGGCCACGCCCACCCGGTTGTAGATGATCTCGGCCGTGGCCGCGGCGGTCTCCAGCGACAGCCCCAGGCGCAGGTAGCTGACCGCCATGTTGGCGATGTCCAGGATGATCTGGGCGTGCAGGGACTCGCGCCGCTCGCGGTCGCGGGAAAACAGGTTGATGACCTCCACGAACAGGGCCGCGCCGAAGGCGTTGACCAGGATCATGGGCGGGGCGATGAGCTTGACCAGCTCCCACGCCTCGGGCAGCGGCCGGGACATGAGCAGGAGCAGGCCCATGTGCATGACCTCGCCCACCAGGGCCAGGGCCGAGGCCATCCGCCAGTTCATGGCCCTGTCCCCGTATTTCCAGGCGATCATGCCCGCCGCGAAGCCCTCGATGGCCGTGGAGATGCCGCAGGGATAGGCGCTGAACCCGTGCAGGTCGAAGAGAATGCGGTGCACCCCGGCGATGAGCCCGGCGCCGATGCCGACCACCGGCCCGCCGAACAGGCCGCCGGAGATGACCACCATGGCGCGCAGGTTGGCCACGGAATCGAAGACCGCGTTGCCGGTGTAGGTGCCGAGGATGCCGAGCAGGCCGAACAGGATGGTCACCAGGACCGTGCGCAGCTTCGAGCTCTCGCTGGTGAAGTGCATGCGCCGCACGGGCATGATGGTCATGAACAGGAAGACCACGCCCACCATGAGGCCGAACCGCTCGGCCAGGGTCAGGATGATTTCAAAGGTGTTCACCGCGTTCTCCTACAGCGCCATGGCGTCCTTGAACGGCCGCACGCGCGCCTTGCTGACCGTGATCTCGGTCTCGGCCTCGTCGCGCATGGTCAGCACGTATTTGCCGTTGAACCACGGGGCATAGGTTCGGACCAGGGCCAAGTTGACCAGTTGGGAACGGTTGGCCCGGAAAAAGGGAAACCCCTCCAGCCGCTCTTCGAGGCGGTCCAGGGTCAGGTCGCAGGCACAGGGGTAGACGGCGCTGCGCGTTCCGGCGTGGACCCTGCGGTTCTCGTAGTTGAAGTAGACGATTTCCTGGGGGCTCAGGAGGATGTTGCGCCCTGAGTGTTCCACGCTGATGCGCGTCACGCCCGGCTTGATGCCCGCGCCCGCCAACAGCCTGCGCAGGACCTCGCTCGACTCGCGGGTCTCGCTGGCCGCCAGCCGCTTGCGCACCCGGTCCAGGCTGTCGGCCAGCCGCTTGGGGTCCACGGGCTTGAGCAGGTAGTCCACCGCGTTCTCGTCAAAGGCGCGGATGGCGTACTCGTCGAACGCGGTGACGAATACGACCAGGGGCTGGCGCTCCATGGCCATGACCTCCTGGAGCACGGAAAACCCGTCTCGGCCCGGCATCTGGATGTCCAGGAAGACCAGGTCCGGCCGCTTGGCCGCGATGGCCTTGGCCGCGTCCGCCGCGTTGCCCGCCGTGCCGACCACGTCGATGTCGGCGTGGGACGAGAGCAGATAGTTCAGTTCGTCCTGGGCGGGCGGCTCGTCGTCCACCAATATGGTCCGTATGATGTTGTTCATAATCATTCCTGCGTACGGGGCACGCAAGGACGAAGTAAGGCATGCGCGGCCGGTTGGCAAGTCCGCTTCTCCGTGGAAGGCCACACCGGGATAAATCGCCCCGCCCCCGCGCCAACTATCTCTTGACAACCCACCCCCTCTGACCCGAAGGAGGTAATGGAGGGAAGCCCCTCCTCAGTCCACCACAACTTCAGAGGTGACCCATGGCCGCCCGCTCCCGTTCCAAGACCGGTAAGGCAAAGCGTTCGTTACGGCGTCCGGCCCGACCCGGACCGGGACTTCCCCCGGCGTCCCCCGAGGCGCAGCGGGAGACTTTGGCCGACCGTCTCTCGCGGGAGCGCATGGAAGCCTTCATGACTGCCCTGCGCCCGCAGGGAGAAGCCCCCGACCATCCGGTCAAGGCGCTGCACGACGCCGTGCGCGAGGCGTATGCCGTGTGCGAGTCCATGCTCGACGAGCTCCAGCTGGACCCGCCCCTGGCCTGCAAGCGCGGCTGCATCCACTGTTGCTACAACCAGGTGGCCCTGACCGAACCCGAGGCCCTGTTCCTGGGGCTGCACCTGCTGGGGACGCGCTCCCCGGAGCGGCTGCGGGACCTGGCGAACCGGGCGCGGGCCCTGGCGGACGGGCTCAAGGGCAAGAGCTGGCGGGAGATCGGCATGATGCGCCACCGGCTGCCCTGCCTGTTCCTGGAGGACGGCGGCTGCTCGGTCTACCCGGCCCGCCCCCTGGCCTGCCGGGGCTGGAACTCGGTGGACGAGAAGATGTGCCTGCGCAGCAACCTGTCCGGGGACGCCCTGACCCCCATCGAAAACCACCCCATCGTGCGGGAAATCGCGGACGGTATCCAAAGCGGCCTGCTGCGCGGTGCAAGCGCCTTTGGACTTGAAGCTGGCTACCTGCTCATGGCCCGCGCCACGGCCCTGCTCCTGTCGGGTGACCCGGAACAAGGAATCATGGACACCACCGCCGACTGGCTGGACGGCAAGCCGTTCTTCGGACGCAAGGCCAAGTGGTGACTTCGCAGCCGGGGGCGAAGGAAAGCGAAAATCGCGCACAAAAAAGCCGCTCCGAAGAGCGGCTTTTTTCATTCCGACCGGTAACCGGCACCTAGTTCAACAACGTGCCGATTCGGTTGAATCTGATATCTGTCAGGGAGCCCCAGGACCAGTAGATGACCAGGGCCTTGCCCACGATCTTGGAACGTTTCACCGGGCCCCACCAGCGGGAGTCGTAGGAGCCCTCGCGGTTGTCGCCCATGACGAAGTACTGGCCTTCGGGGATGACCACCGGGCCGAAGTTGTCGCGCACGGGCATGGTATCGGCCTTGGTGTGCAGCACGTACGGCTCGTCCAGGGGCTGGCCGTTGATGTAGACCACCTTGTTGCGCACCTCCAGGGTCTCGCCCGGCAGGCCGATGACGCGCTTGATGAAGTCCTTGGACTCGTCCTCCGGGAACAGGAAGACGATGATGTCCCCGCGCTTGGGGTCGCCGGTCTTCATCAACACCTTGCCGTCCGTGGTGTCGAGCCAGATGTCGGACGGCAGGCGCACGTCGTAGGCGAACTTGGAGACCAGCAGATGGTCGCCGATCTGGAGCGTCTCAAGCATGGACCCGGACGGTATCTTGAAGGCCTGGACGATGAAGGCGCGGATGACGAAGGCCAGGAGCAGAGCCACCACGATGGCTTCCAGCGTATCACGAAACGATTTGAGAGAGCTTTGTGTCATGGGATTCCTTGTTGGGAGGGCCGACTAATCTTCGTCGGCTTTCAGTACGGACAGGAACGCTTCCTGAGGGATTTCCACGTTGCCCATGCGGCGCATGCGCTTCTTTCCCTCCTTCTGCTTTTCCAACAACTTGCGCTTCCGGGTGATGTCGCCGCCGTAGCACTTGGCGGTGACGTCCTTGCGGAAGGGAGCATTGCGTTCCTTGGCAACGATCTTGTTGCCGATGGCGGCCTGG
It encodes the following:
- a CDS encoding YkgJ family cysteine cluster protein, which codes for MTALRPQGEAPDHPVKALHDAVREAYAVCESMLDELQLDPPLACKRGCIHCCYNQVALTEPEALFLGLHLLGTRSPERLRDLANRARALADGLKGKSWREIGMMRHRLPCLFLEDGGCSVYPARPLACRGWNSVDEKMCLRSNLSGDALTPIENHPIVREIADGIQSGLLRGASAFGLEAGYLLMARATALLLSGDPEQGIMDTTADWLDGKPFFGRKAKW
- a CDS encoding LytS/YhcK type 5TM receptor domain-containing protein gives rise to the protein MNTFEIILTLAERFGLMVGVVFLFMTIMPVRRMHFTSESSKLRTVLVTILFGLLGILGTYTGNAVFDSVANLRAMVVISGGLFGGPVVGIGAGLIAGVHRILFDLHGFSAYPCGISTAIEGFAAGMIAWKYGDRAMNWRMASALALVGEVMHMGLLLLMSRPLPEAWELVKLIAPPMILVNAFGAALFVEVINLFSRDRERRESLHAQIILDIANMAVSYLRLGLSLETAAATAEIIYNRVGVAAVAITDTRDVLAHIGAGDDHHLAGCEIRTNATREVVRTGQSTFLHSADDIGCNHADCPMTSAIIVPLKKNDEIVGTLKFYGSRERPLNATLFEVANGLANLFSTQVELEDIQIKEQMLAHAEIRRLHAQINPHFLFNSLNTITSFCRTNSERARELLMDLSLYMRRNLDLSRGFIPLSEELEQVRSYLAIEQARFGDRIQVVSDVEAGCEDWPIPPLTIQPLVENAIRHGVLGREQGGTVRLTARYENGCLEVSVADDGVGMDRETLDRVLNTECADSVTGGIGMRNCLSRMEHIYGRQFAPMVDSTPGRGTTIVLHVPNRA
- a CDS encoding LytR/AlgR family response regulator transcription factor is translated as MNNIIRTILVDDEPPAQDELNYLLSSHADIDVVGTAGNAADAAKAIAAKRPDLVFLDIQMPGRDGFSVLQEVMAMERQPLVVFVTAFDEYAIRAFDENAVDYLLKPVDPKRLADSLDRVRKRLAASETRESSEVLRRLLAGAGIKPGVTRISVEHSGRNILLSPQEIVYFNYENRRVHAGTRSAVYPCACDLTLDRLEERLEGFPFFRANRSQLVNLALVRTYAPWFNGKYVLTMRDEAETEITVSKARVRPFKDAMAL
- the lepB gene encoding signal peptidase I, whose protein sequence is MTQSSLKSFRDTLEAIVVALLLAFVIRAFIVQAFKIPSGSMLETLQIGDHLLVSKFAYDVRLPSDIWLDTTDGKVLMKTGDPKRGDIIVFLFPEDESKDFIKRVIGLPGETLEVRNKVVYINGQPLDEPYVLHTKADTMPVRDNFGPVVIPEGQYFVMGDNREGSYDSRWWGPVKRSKIVGKALVIYWSWGSLTDIRFNRIGTLLN